CACATGTAAAGCCCGCCGTTGATGTTGAGCACATGCCCGGTAATGTAACCCGCCTCGTCGGAGGCGAGGAAAACGACCCCAGCGGCGACATCACGAGCCGTTCCCACGCGCTTCATGGGAATGGCCTCCAGGATTTGCTGGCGGTACTTCTCATCGAGAACCTGCGTCATGGCCGTATCAATATAGCCGGGAGCAATGGCGTTCACCGTGATGTTGC
The Blastocatellia bacterium DNA segment above includes these coding regions:
- a CDS encoding SDR family oxidoreductase, encoding NITVNAIAPGYIDTAMTQVLDEKYRQQILEAIPMKRVGTARDVAAGVVFLASDEAGYITGHVLNINGGLYM